Proteins co-encoded in one Centroberyx gerrardi isolate f3 chromosome 18, fCenGer3.hap1.cur.20231027, whole genome shotgun sequence genomic window:
- the ttll2 gene encoding putative tubulin polyglutamylase TTLL2 — MAASLVFRLHDGGPELVREVLLERGWEEYDKGEQEEEDWNLYWRASAFRNSEYHNLLPWQRLNHHPKTVGITRKDCLARNLRRMRSTFGSTLYNFSPTAFILPNDYTRFLSEYTKERLTRGLSAYWICKPVDLSRGRGIFIFEDIKDLVYDSSVIIQRYISNPLLISGYKFDLRIYVCVKSFHPLTVYMHQEGLVRFATEKYNLSSLNNLYAHLTNTSINKFGPFYTTNKERVGQGCKWTMSKFRYFLHSQGINELLLWQRINNIVTLTLLTIAPSVPSSPNCVELFGFDILIDSKFKPWLLEVNYSPALTLDCQADVSVKKGLISDLIDLMNYRSIDSLRERAYQGHKYKQPCYQASQASQVSTLVLSKFKELKSQRRRRSGSQSSQTQTLPLLKVLCQHQPHKISQSQFRQHALVAGCQKYLDLNRIPVARGRIIHANIATATKTQTHTDRALNPILGPHSRTTTAVVNRHTRPAVASCLMDNRALYMSEVTNHDDTETEMEPSGEAYVCSAIPDIPQLGLGSLRSKPAAGSWKLPNIHRYRPVKLPLEGARAPDREKTPPLRVGDFILTFPFNKATLKASQNKLDVKLAIQELHKLTGQLASGSRQSDKKKWREEDMVKKDEGVRTGEEDFESLFWGPKEPLLLSQCCSSTNKLQSIAEHLHDTNLQRQSS; from the exons ATGGCTGCATCCCTGGTGTTCAGGCTACATGATGGAGGTCCTGAGCTGGTGAGGGAGGTTCTTCTGGAGCGTGGATGGGAGGAATATGAtaaaggagagcaggaggaggaggactggaaCCTCTACTGGCGGGCCTCTGCCTTTCGCAACTCGGAGTATCACAACCTCCTGCCATGGCAGCGCCTCAACCACCATCCCAAAACTGTTGGCATCACACGCAAG GACTGCTTGGCACGCAACTTGAGGAGGATGAGATCCACATTTGGTTCGACTCTCTACAACTTCAGTCCCACTGCCTTCATCCTCCCCAACGATTACACCCGCTTCCTGTCCGAATACACAAAAGAACGTCTGACCAGAGGGCTGTCGGCCTACTGGATCTGTAAGCCTGTGGATCTCTCCCGAGGCAGAGGGATCTTCATCTTTGAGGATATTAAGGACTTGGTCTACGACTCCTCTGTGATCATCCAGAGGTATATCAGCAACCCGCTACTCATCTCCGGCTACAAGTTTGACCTGAGGATCTATGTGTGCGTGAAGAGCTTTCACCCGCTGACTGTTTACATGCATCAGGAAGGTCTGGTGCGTTTTGCCACAGAGAAATACAACCTGTCATCCCTGAATAACCTCTACGCTCATCTCACCAACACCAGCATCAATAAGTTTGGTCCTTTCTACACAACCAACAAAGAGAGGGTGGGCCAAGGGTGCAAGTGGACCATGAGCAAGTTCCGATATTTCCTCCACAGCCAAGGCATCAACGAGCTTCTCCTTTGGCAGAGAATCAACAACATTGTCACTCTTACCCTCCTCACTATCGCTCCCTCTGTCCCGTCAAGTCCTAACTGTGTGGAACTGTTTGGCTTTGATATTCTCATTGATTCCAAGTTTAAACCCTGGCTACTGGAAGTCAACTACAGCCCCGCGTTAACTTTAGACTGCCAAGCGGACGTGTCAGTCAAGAAAGGGTTAATTAGCGATCTAATTGATCTGATGAACTACAGGTCAATCgacagcctgagagagagagcctacCAGGGACACAAGTACAAGCAGCCATGCTACCAGGCTAGCCAGGCCTCTCAAGTTTCAACACTTGTCCTGTCTAAGTTTAAAGAACTTAAGTcccagagaaggaggaggagtggtaGCCAGTCCTCACAAACTCAGACGCTACCTCTGCTTAAAGTACTTTGCCAGCACCAGCCCCACAAGATCAGCCAAAGCCAGTTCAGGCAACATGCTCTGGTAGCCGGCTGCCAAAAATACCTTGACTTGAACAGGATACCTGTGGCCAGGGGCAGAATAATTCATGCCAACATTGCTACAGCCACTAAAACCCAAACCCACACCGACCGGGCTCTAAACCCGATACTCGGCCCACACTCAAGGACAACCACAGCAGTggtaaacagacacacacgccCCGCTGTAGCATCGTGTCTGATGGACAACAGGGCACTTTACATGTCTGAGGTTACAAACCATGACGACACTGAAACTGAGATGGAGCCCTCAGGAGAAGCATACGTTTGCTCTGCAATACCTGATATCCCTCAGCTGGGGCTGGGAAGCCTGAGGTCCAAACCTGCTGCTGGGTCCTGGAAGCTCCCAAACATCCACAG ATACAGGCCAGTAAAGCTTCCCTTGGAGGGAGCCAGAGCACCGGACAGAGAGAAAACTCCTCCCCTCAGAGTTGGAGACTTCATACTGACCTTCCCATTCAACAAAGCTACTCTGAAGGCCTCGCAAAACAAACTGGATGTGAAGCTAGCCATCCAGGAGCTTCACAAGTTGACTGGTCAGCTGGCCTCAGGCAGTAGACAGTCAGATAAgaaaaaatggagagaggaggacatggTGAAGAAGGATGAAGGTGTCAGGACAGGTGAAGAAGACTTTGAGTCATTGTTCTGGGGGCCAAAGGAGCCTCTGCTGCTCAGTCAGT GCTGTAGTAGTACAAACAAATTACAGTCAATAGCAGAACACCTACATGATACTAACCTACAAAGACAAAGCTCATAG